CTGTATTCACTCTGGTGAAGTCTTCTCTCGATTGTTGActttgacacacagacacctatcTCCTGGAGAGTGGTCTTGATCTGGCCAACTGTTGTGAAGGGTGTTTTATTCACCAGGGAAAGAATTCTTCGGTCATCCACCACAGTTGTTTTCTGTGGTCTTCCGGGTCTTTTGCTGTTGCTGAGCTCACCGGTGCGTTCTTTCTTTTTAACAATGTTCTGAACAGTTGATTTGGCCACACCTAATGTTTTTGCTATCTCTCTGATGGGTTTGTTTGATGATGGCTTGCTTCACTGATAGTGATGACTCTTTGGATCTCATATTGAGAGTTGACAGCAACAGATTCCAAATGCAAATAGAACACTTGAGATGATCTCTAGACCTTTTATCTGCTCCTTGTAAATGGGATAATGAGGCAATAACACACACCAAGCCATGGAACAGCTGAGCAGCCAATTGTCCGATTACTTTGGGTCCATTAAAAAGTGGGAGGCACATATACAAACTGTTGTAATTCCTACACCGTTCACCTGATTTGGAAGTAAACACCCTCAAATTAAAGCTGAAAGTCTGCAGTTATAGGACATCTTGTTCGTTTAAATTCAAATCCATTGTGGTGGTGTATAGAGccaaaaagatatatatatatatatatatatatatatatatatatatatatatatatatatatacacattcaaCATCTATCTAtcgagagatagatagatagatagacagattcgtgtttttgtaaataaatatttttctaaccACCTACAATGCGGCTGGTGTATTTATCTCCTGCGTCATTATGTTTCCTTTTCATCGTCTGCCCAACCCACAACCACCACGTTACTCAGGCTTCAGAAGACCTGGGGCTGTTTGTAGGGGCTCACCGTCGTTCCCAGGATGACCAGGCTGCTGGGGTCTCCGTGCTCCTGGTGGAAGGCCAGCATCTCGGGCAGGGGGAACTCCGAGCACACGTCCGCGTTCAAGACGAAGAAGGCCTGGGGGCCGCCCGACAGGATCTGGTCTCTGAAGTGGTACAGGCCCCCGCCGGTGCCCAGCGCGGCGTACTCCTGCAGGTACCTGACACCCAGCGGGGAGACAACACGTCCGGAGTTGGGTAAAACAGTACCTCAGTTTGTGGTGAACTGGCCGGACTTCCCTTACTATTATATACGATGCAACgtcttattttgttattattgtatcgtttttattaaatataaatgtggCTGTAATGTAATTACAGGTTTTTTCTATGAATTTGTAAATAACAAACATCGAACATCTGGTGACGTTTAATAGTGATTAAAGGATGAAATACTTTTACATTATTCTTTAGATTTTAACCCTTTATATTTTCTCTGTATTGTTGTAGTGGATACTTGAAGACATGTGTATTGATCCAGCACAAGATCAGTTGTACTGTTTCCATTCTGTTACTCCATTTACCTTATGGTGATTTTGAATTCCTGCTGGGAAGTGAACAAGAACCTCGTCAGCTCTTCGTTTGGCTGATAAAAGCCAATGAGCAGGATCTCCTTCATATTTGGTAccttaaatcaaaacaaaaaaaataacacaaatgtcAGCTTGATGAAATGCAGTTGACCATGTGTCTCTTCAATTACTGCATCCAGCAGTTCTACCCGTGTACATTTAAGACCAGATTGGACCTATACAAATTGATGATGACAATAATCGGATTATTTACATTGTATGTTCAACTTTTCAACTTGTGTATACAATTAATATGAGTTCCTGCTTGTCAAGACAGGACAAGACATTCGAAGAACATTTTTGTATTTGGCTGCCTGTGAATAGAGTACAGAGTAAGTGAGACACCCACCTTGGCGCATGCTTCAATGTGATGCTGCAGCATAGGCACCCCGGCCACTGGAAACAAAGGCTTAGGAACCTCAAATGAAAGCGGCCTGAACCGTGTCCCTGCAGAACATAACAGGTTAAGTGGTTGAATACTGGAGCTATTTGTTATTCCTAAAGATAAAACACATGTAGGCCTGTAGAGTAAAAGGCTAAAGACGATCCACAAGTGGGTCGGTTGAGACATTAGATGAGTCATGAGTAAGAATTGAGACACAGTAGGACAATCGTGTATTTTATTCTAACCTTTATATTATTTACCAGCTGGTCGTACATGTCCTACCATTGTCGTTGTTTTCAGGTAAATTATATAAGGCTAcgttataaatataaacacgaTCAGCTGTTTCTCGATGACATCTACAATGTAACCACCAAGTACTACCAATACCAAAAACTGCCGGTGGCTCGTAGAATCGTTTAACGAAAGTAGGTCATCCTCACCTTTTTGGGGACCTCCAATTAAAATAACCGCCTTCAACATCTTTGATAAAATAACACAGTGGCAGTCCCTGTCAGGCAGAATAGTGCAGCTTCGGTAGAAAGTGCATATCCACGTCACACTGTCCACTTCCTTGTTCCGGTTTGAAGGAAAGAAACGAACTGGATTTGGAATTATTTAAATATTGATCGTTAAAGGAGTATGGTTTAAATCTACATGCATAAAGATGAATTACAAACGTCATGGTTTGATTATTTGAATGATAGGAATATAAGTACTTCGAGTGAACTCGTTCTAGTGAGTTCCACCTGGCTTATTTTCGCTGCCACGATCCAGATCCATTATTTGGATCGTGGCACGTTTTATATTTTACCACCAGGCCACCTCCCCCAGAGCAGCGGAACAAGGTACCCACATGGATGTATTAATGGGACGTGCTTTACCAGAGCCATCCAGGCGGTGGCGATATTCCCGTCAACCGAGTACTGCAAGCACCGCTCAATTTTTTATTCATaggctttctttctttctttctttctttctttctttctttctttctttctttctttctttctttctttctttctttctttctttctttctttctttctttctttctttctttctttctttctttctttctttctttctttctttctttctttctttctttctttctttctttctttctttctttcttttttgggtTCACCCATTCTCAATGACTTCAGACTTTGAATCATCGTCAATTTAGTCGTTAATAGTTAATCtttgttcaaacatttaacagaTCAACACACTTTGATAGTGAATTATATCAAAACAGATTTTCGATATAATTTATTCCTTTTTCAGAATTAACAGTGTTAAACCCACTTTGTATACTTCCAGTTGGTCTCATGACTTCTGTTGAGGCGAGAGCGTGAAGATTCCAAAATACAAACCATAATACACCTGTAGACAAAGGAAGGAATTTACATTTTTAACTAGCCTATGCTATGTGTATGTCAACAAATTACCTAACCATCTTAATGAGAGAATATATCTTTCTcttgaaaaacaataaacacataCTTCCACCCTGAGTTTAACCCAACCAACACATGTCGTGCAGGGAATGAAACAGATCTGCCAAATACTTAGTAGCCGCAAGGAAATTACTATGTGGACTATTTCTGTAGGATGTTGAGATTACGGCCGGATATTGATACCTTGGTTAAAGCAAAGTGTGGGGAAAAAAGTCTGGGCTTACAATAATTTTATGACACATAGATTGGAACCACCACTTTGGCCCATGAGTGGAGGTGTATTCTACAATGGGGAGCTCTGGATTTAAATCCGATTTTCTTGGGGCCTTCACTGGCCTGGTCCAGGAAGTACAGGTTGGCGTACTCCAGCATTAGATCGACGGCCGTCAGCAGGAGGGTGTCTGTGTTGCTGTCCAGCTCACTGGAGTAGTTCTTCACCGgcatgatggaggaggtggaaatACCAAGCATCTCCCCTGCCTTggacatctacacacacaatatacatccatacacacacacacacattatacacactatATATTACCTTTAACTCtgtattttcctctctctctctctctctctctctctctctctctctctctctctctctctctctctctctctctctctctctctctctctctctctctctctctctctcaattggTATTATGCACGGtgtatacaacaacaacaacaacaggatgATCACAGGCCATTGCATCCTGTATGAAGTCTATTCCAGGCTCCCTCCGAGATCAGCTTTGAGACCGGATCAAGAACTCGAACAAAATCAAACATACGCTGCTGTGGCTTCTACTTTGATGGAAACAACGCAAAAAAAGTTTTTCATTGTTAAAACCATAAGAAATGTAGGTAATGATTCATACCAATATCTTCTCCAATATGGACACAATAAGTGGATTTGAACTGTAATTTTCATGTCATGTGGAAAGTAATACTAAGACATGAGCTAAAATACATTTTCCTTGTTGAAGAAATtcgcaaaatatatattttttagccTCAAATAGCGAAAAGAAAATAGATTTTTCTGGCCATTCAGATCGCTCGAAAAGAATAAGAAATTTACCTCGGACGATTATTATTTCCAATCAGATCActcgatttattttttgattatataaaaataaaatcgatTTTAGATATAATACTAAAGGAATAAAGCAAactaatgaataaataatttatGAATACTACAATAATACTATAATGCACtactatataatatatgatagtTATTATAAACTACAATActcaataaatacaaaatgctAGGTCTGCATGACTTGGATGATGAAATAATGAATATGGAATGATAGCATTGATTGAAATAACATTGGAATGTTAGTATTGTTACAATTATATTTCATAGGAATATATCCACAAATCgatattaatgttattattaatactattattattaataatattcatAACGATTCATAATTCTTCTTCTGATTATCATgcattgttatattcatcagaAAATACAAGTAAGAAGAACTGATTCAGTCACTTTCCTGTTAAAACTAAATTACAACTTAGTCATTACAAGTTATCAAAATAGGCAAACGTGTAGGCCTATTTGTGTTTCAAGGGACCATTGCTTTGAATGTCATCTTATTCTAAAAGAAGAAGGTGTGACAAGTTGTCCGGATGTATTTGAGGGTGTGCGCGTCCAGGCATCAGTATAATCATCCCCTTTATTAAGATCAATTTCCATAGAGATGCCACCGTGTGTTCACATCCCAAAATAGCAGCAGGCCAAGGCAGCGTGGCATGTGGCAGTCATGGTGCAGTAATACTCAGGCTGGTTTTAGACTATGAGGACAGTGGCGTCGTCAtaacagtctcacacacactgagcctTGGGAATGCTGCTCTGGAACCTTCCGGGAGCGTATATAAAGGCAGGTGGTCTCAGAGGAAGGGACACACAGCAATCCCAACAAGAAGTGAACACGGGACCCTAACGTCTGCAAAGGATTTTCCAACAACGCGTCTTCTTTTTCGATTTCTTAACCCTGAAACTCGCACAGGATGCTCTGCCCCAGCGTGTTCCAGCCCTCCCAGGTCAACATGGGCCTCATGCCCATCATGGACCTGCACTGGCCCATCCGCAGCCTGTGGCCCGAGACCAGGCCCATCTTCTACCAGATGGAGCAGGAGATGTTCCGCCACATGCAGGAGATGAGGCACAACATGGAGTTTATGGATCGCCTTCACCAGAAGATCTTCGAGGAGATCGAGCAGTCTCACTCTTCCTTgagctcctcctcgtcctcgcccGTCTACAAGCCCATCGCCTTCCAGGTGGGAAAGGACAGCGGCAACTTTGCCCTCAGCCTGGACACCAAGGACTTCTCCCCGGAGGAGTTGTCTGTCAAGCAGGTGGGCCGCAAGCTGCGGGTCAGCGGCAAGACGGAGCGGAAGCAGGACGACGGAAAGGGCTCCTTCTCCTACCGTTGCCAGGAGTTCAGGCAGGAGTTTGACGTGCCAGAGGGGGTGGACCCCGACAACATCACCTGCTCCCTGGCGGCGGGACAGCTGCAGATCCACGCCCCCCGCGAGAGTATCGGCgatgggaaggagagagtggtgCCCATCCAGTTCACCCCGGCCATCACGTCCTCACAGAAGGACGAGGGAGCCGCCAGCCCCAGCCCAGCCTCCACAGAGACCTCAGCCAAGGCGGACTGAAAACGGACCCTGAACACCTTTTTTTTGTCGATTGTCATTGTTTAAGTTTGTTGTCATCATAACCTAGCTGGCTCTGGAAATGATTCCACTCCATAAACCCCCTGGTATGGTTTGGTAATAAATAGACATTGAAACCGCGCCCATATCACTGTTTAATGGTGTGTTTTTCCTTATGTAGAGGCCAAAATAAGTTCGGACCTATTGCCTCTAACTCTGTCAAACCAATTCTAGCAAAGGCAGGATTAGGTGGTAAATACCTTTTGGGTCCACAGATACTATCCTTTACTATGATATTATGTATTTACAAACTAAATGAAAACTGAACTAAAGTGTAAACTGAACGGTATTATGAAGTTAGGAAGCATTTCCTTACACATTTATTTTGGAGAATAAACCTTTTTTTGTAAATTACTTTTTACCTTGTTTACAATGTGTTATAGTCCTGTTCGGTTCTGTCCTGTTCTGGACACACAGTTGTTTCACTATAACTGTTGGTACTGCATTGGATATAATAAGTAACTTATTTATCAACATCAGATGCCACGTTCAGAGGCTAAGCGTCTATACGCGACTATTGCTGTTGTCTGATCAACATTCAATGATAACAGCAACACCCATGCTATCATTATTGTTTGACCTCATTCTGAGTTTATGTACACGACACTGAAGGTCTAAAATATCGTGAAGGTGCTGAAAGGCAGAGGCAGAAGGGCTAATATATTTATGCGCATTGGCACCATCTAGCGGTTACCAAGATAACTTCACCCATGACATCAAACCTGAAACAGTTTCATACACCTCCAGCAGATTGAGCCTCAAAATGCATGCTTCAGTGTTTGAAGTGGATAAAACAGTGGTCCAAACCACAGGGGTCGATCAGTGGTTCTTTTCCACTGCAATTATTGTAGGCTAACTAATAGTTGTCCTTGCCTCAGCCTGACCGCATAGATTGGCTAGGGATTATAGCCTATAATATTGGCCTACCCCCTGATTGTCCGAGTCGAAGCAAGCAACAGACTTTACGTAATATCCAATGCAGCTGGATTTCATTGCTGCAAAGCATTACAGCACAGCAGAGGAAACACGGGAAAATCCAATTTTATCACCAAGAAAATCCAgttatttcatttaatttacagAACACCTGGCACGGCTCTCTGGCGCCATGGATCCAAGGAGGGCAACCCGGGACAGATTAAAACCTAGTCGTAAaaccttcatcttcttctgcgTGAGATCGGCTGATGTGTTTGGCCTGGGAGGGATTGTTTCCGcacccgtctctctgtctgcctcaccCAGAACCTCTGCCAGCAGGATGGAGCATCCCCATGGCAACCCACGGTGAACTCATCCAGACTTATTGATCCAACGACAGCAAGCAACGGTCGGCCAGGGAGCGCCCTGGCTGAACCCGTGTAGACCCAGCAAACACACATCTTGTGTAACGTATCTAAAGTAATAAATGGTTGACAGTTGTCCTACAGGGGGAGATGTTGTGCCAAAGTCAACCTTGAGGGGTCGCTGGTGGGGAGGAAAAAAGGTTGAGAATCCCTGTGAGAGACTACAGTCCTACTAAGTCAAAGTTGGAGCTATATGTGTTTAAAAGTCTGCCACTCAAGGGTCCTTTTTAAGTTTTAAAGATCAGTGAGTGAGCACTGGTGTAAGATGAGCACTGTTGGCATCGTGCTTGATCAGGGGGCGTTGAAGCTCGGCTGCTGGCAGTCTGCCTACTTCCCGTCCTCCTTCACCTTCCGGTTCACCTTCAGTACCGAGGGGCTCGGGGTGCAGTGGTGCGCACCTCCTTGGGAGATATATACGTCAACGTCACGGCCCACCGCACCCGATAGCGATTATACATTGAGCCGTGGAGGATTTGACAGCTTGTTGGAAACGACTTGGGTCTAACCGCCCTCATAAATCCAATTAATGGTCCATTTAATAAATAAGAGGTCCGTCTAGCAGAAGTGCACGACAGTGTAGATCTTGAAGGCCATATCTATACTCCATCTAACATCTCGACATGCTTCGACAGTGATGAAAAACGCGTTCGCCACAATTGGCAAGCCAAGTGTTTGGACTCAAACTCGACCTACTTGCTCAACTTTGTTACTGAATGTTCAATGTCAACTCTATTAGAAGGATAGTAGTAATTACTAAGCACTCAAAGTGTAGGCTGTGTGGCACTGGCAACCCACGGAGGTCACCGTGGGTTGCAGACCAGGCAGATCCTCTGAAATCAACTCGCTCCCCCACTAAAAGCAGGGTCTGCTTTTATCAAAGCAGATAACTAACCTGTCAAGTAGAGTCATTCCTGTCAACATTTTATCCCATTCAATCAGCTTGAAagagatgagcaatgtttaggCTACTTTGGGTCAAATAGAGTCAAATTGATTTGACACAAATTTTATCTCATGGCATACTGTGCACGTCCATTTTCATGGTTCCCCTTGGTTCCACTAATCACCACGACAAGCTTAGAGGTCTGTATTGTGGGGGGAGGGCCTCTATGTAATCCGCTGGCCTTACCTATTTGGATGatgatatatataaatgacGTTATATTTTAAgctcactaggtggcgccaaagACTGCCCACTATCACGAGGGGGGCCGAACGTGCCTATAAAACGCGTCATAATTCTGACCCCCATGCAATAAGCTCCTCTAAACCAGATAGTTACCCAACGCAAATGCAGGGTTTTGCTCTTCAACCCCCGCGTTGTGTAGGCCTATCGAGTACATTAGGATAGATTAACATAATTCATAGCATGATTCCCCTAATTCGGAAACGATGCGATAGACCACAAAGCCTTTGGTAGACTCCAATGGCTGAATCTCCACGGAGAGTTCGGGGCTCCTCCCTTGATTCCCATCCGGCGAAGTGGTGGGAACCGAGTACGGGACAGACCAGGCAGCGCTATTTTTACAGCGCCGTGCTCCATCTGTATAGAGTGCTGCTCCCCCGGGACTGGCCGCCGGCAGCCACCCCTATGCCGCGGAATTTAACCCGGGACAGCTCCCCCAAGATGTGATGGAAAACATCTGGACAGCTGTTGTGTTCTAGGCCTACAACAAGGCCCAAGTATTCATCTGCACCGGTGGTAGCCACCCTGTCCAAGAGCTCTCCCACTACCAGCTAACTGCTAGTACCATTGAGTAACCCAACAGCTCCATAATCCCATAACAATAAACTCATTACACATTGTGCAGGCGTAATAAAAAACACTCAGTCAGTTATTAATTATCTTtgcttatttaatttaaaaaaagattaatAGTAAATGTGATACATTGAGTTCCATTGAAACATGTCCATGTTGATCTCAGCGCAGGTAATTAGGCACACAACATGAATGAATACATCCTTTCTATCCATCCTTCCGTCATACAGTAAACACACCAGTGAGCGAGAGGAGAAACAACCTCAGCGAAGACACAATGGAGACTGCCGTCCACTACAACCCATCCTGTCCCGAGAAGGAAGACCAGCAACAGgatccccactcccctccttcCCAGCTTGTGTTTTCTGAGGCATTACAAAAACCAcgtaaaaacatatatatttatactttaACCATCATCGTTTAAGAGAGGGTATCCCGATAGACACTGGTGGGTAGTGCTTTCCCCGCCCCCCAGCAGGCACCTTATAGGAAAAAAATATGGTCCGTACATTACCCTCCGCCGAAAACGTCCGCGTGAAGATCATCATATTAAATATACTTCAAAACTATAAACGCACTTACTCGCTGTTCATCGGTACGAAACAAAATAGGTAGCAACACCACGTTTGTACCAGGCTATAAGCATCGGCTAGTCACACTCAATATCCTGACTTTTGTTTCTTCCGTTTGCCAGGAAACACATTGCATTTATAAGGCCCATTAGCCAAGAGTGGGTCATGCACTACAATGGAAAAAATAACCCCCAATTGCAATGGCAACAACAATAGCAACTCCACCAGCACAGCAATAAGAAACTAGGACGCTCTAGTGCAGAGTGTCCTCCCATGCCATGGCTGCAGCTAAAAGAGCTATGTACAGGTTATGGTACAGCCAGGGACAGAACTATGTACACAGCACGATTCAATTCTACTGACGATTTCAGGTGTTTTTTTGGCTTTTCCCTCAAagttttggcttgtttttccATGCTGTGTCACTGTGTAAGCACAATACTTCAGAATGTCATCTTTTTTTCCCTTGGGTGGGAGTCTTTTTTTGTGGTTCCACAAAAGAACCCCAACAATGTTTTGGGATCTTAGGAAATGTGATTTCACCTGCAAGATTCTTGTTACTTTATACATTGATTTGGATTTGGGATGGGACAGATGTTGACTGAGTTGTGTTGTACTGGTCTATGATGGCACCTGCCATGACAAAGCACCCCATTTAATTAGATGGGAGCATTGGATGAGATTTTTACAACTGCACAAAACTGTATGGATCCTGGCATTGGTCATTGTGCTGTAAAGCAAATCAAAAAGAAAACCAATGTACGTGCAGCATATAATTATGCCCCCTTCATCTATTCTAACTTTTTGGCATCATTATTAACATAAACACTAACTCAATGCCTATATTGGACTCTAGGTCAGCGCTAGAGAAATGTCCACCGGATAAAAACAGATCAATTGAATGGCACATAGGAGTTAAGGAAtacaaacgttttttttttttgcttggcAAATCAAATTTGTCGATAATTGGCTTTTAAGGGGAATGGACAATATAAATTATCtggaaaaacaatcaaaaccctATCCAAATCGTCTtaatttctcttttcttttcccaTTCAAACCATAAAGAATATAAGTGCAAACAATAAGTCTATCAGAAAACCAATCTTAAATCCCAGTTTGAAAAGCTCTTTGTAAATCTCtaatttcttcttatttttgacTCGGTCAGATCACAGATTAGCCAAAGCCAGTCAGGGCTGTAGCGCTTCGCTCGAATCGTCACACGCACGTCAACAACCCCAGAGACATCTAAAGAAAGGTACAACTTACAGGCAAAATAATCAAAAGTGATCATCTACATCGTTGAATCACACCACCGTCGCCACATCAGACAGTAAAGTTTGTCTTTTCGACGAAACACAACACTACGATCATACAATATTTCCCCGTTAACACCTTTTCTTGGCATGCAACCCAGCAGAAGAGGGCTCTCCTCACCAGAAAAGCGGTGTCTTGATGAACATGATCAGGTGCCGAATAATAACGACGACGGCTAtgaaagaaacaaataaaaaaaacaataatcacAATCAGTTGAATAATTGCACAGTCATTTGGGAGTCGGgagtagagaggggggggggggggggggggggggggaggggtgcttGAGAACAGGGGCTCCGGGGAGAGGGCTTGGTCGTCTGGTTTGATTAGCCAGCCTCAAGAGCAACTCCGTGGAACTCTGAGAGGAAGGCTgggtgcggggggagggggatttgaggggggggggggggggggggggggggtgtggcagCGTGGTTACGCCGTCGAGGGAACAGACACCTCCAGCAGACGGTTGTTCTTGCGCTTGCAGGACGCGCCATTGCCGTTCTTCGGCGCTCCCTGCACAAATTTGACACACACCTTGTCCTGCTTGAACTGCACCAGGAACCTGCCGGGGGAAACACATGATCGGGCCCAATGGTTAACAGACAGCTTCGCCGGAACCAATCACTGGAAGACAAAGACAGCTACTTCTTTCTGGCCCTAAATAGGCAGTTTAGTACAAGTGAAGACGCAATTAGAACGAAATAGATCCACAAGAAGACATGTCCCTGGACACTAAATTTCGTACCAAATGTCTCAATTGGAATTTGGTACAAGCATACAAATATGTGCAATTGACGGACCCTTTTTTGGGGCTGTTCATGATGAATTTGGGCATGTATatagtgcgtttgtgtgttaggtatgcatgtgtgcatgcgtgtgtgtgtgtgtgtgtatatattttcagGAGCCCTTACTCATCTGAGATGTCTATGTCCAGGTGATTGTGGTTCACGGCCGTGGCGCCCGTGCGACGCAGCTTGGTGATGATCTCAATCAGGTGCTCGCTGCTCAGTAGGAAGTCCCCTTTGGTCGCCCCGGCAGAACCCtgaatggaaaaataaatacttAAACACAGCCTTGCATCTCTTGTTTGTAAATGTCAATTGCAAACGACATCTTTGGTGACATTTGGCCCAAAGAAATGGATCACTTAGTGTTTCAATTTGGTGTAGGGTTAATTATTCTCTCCACAGGATAATGACCAGCATGTTGATCGGCAGCCACAGCCAATAAGAATCTCTCTCGTCGTACACGGGGTCCCGCCCACCTCTTTGAGTTTGAGCGCGAAGAAGCCGTCGTTCTGCGTGCTGACGGAGATGCTGGCGAGGTCGGGCAGCGGCACGCTGGCCTTCACCTGGCCCGTCTTCTGGTCCGCCAGCACAAAGTTGTTCTTGGTAAGCAGGAAGATGCGAGCGGTGCCCTGTGCGACGACGACGACAGAAAACACGATTTCATTCTGCATTAAAGCCAGCAAAAGCTCTTCTCAGATCCTGGGATTTCAGTTAACAGTAAACCTAAGGAGACCGAGTGATTTGTTACAAGGTGATTATGCTTCTCTTTCATCAATAATTCATGAACTAGTCCAGTGTTAATTCTGCTTGAACCAAGACCACCTGTGACGATGGGTCAGCAGACTTTTAAATAAACCTCACAAAATGTTAAAAACTGTCCGAAACTAAATGGTTTCAGGTGAGGTATTTTCTCCTTTGTCTCCACTGTATTCCGGAGGAATTCCGTGCTCGTGTGATAGTGGTGCTGGGATTACCTTGCCGTTGGCCCGGTTTATCTTGTTGACCATGTCGGCCAGCAGGACCTTCTCGTCCATGGCGCTGCTCAGCTTCTGGTACTTGGGGTTCTTGCTGATCTCCAGGTAGTCCCCTCTGAAAGGCTGCCCCACGCTGAGGGGAAGATGCAACACCGTTCAGCACTCAGTAGGCACCAGTACAGCGGGAACCATGGAGGTTCTGTGATGAGCTAGGGATTTCAAATACTCTGAAATACTGATAAGGGTTATAAAGGAGAGACATAGCCGAACaaaaagtactatttttaaataGGCAACCGCAAAAAGCATTCCCTCCAGCTCTACTACCTCCCTACTTTTCACCGCCATTGCTCGGAGATGCATTCACGCATCTGTGATTCACTGACAAGATGAATTTCCCAAACCAATCAGTAAGAAGCCCTGGTCCGAAATGAGCCGGGAACAGTCTTAATTAAACAGGGTTATGCTCGGAAAAccagaacagatattctcacagcgtATTTCCTtcactaatagctgacagaTGGCTAGGACATTTCTAATAAGTTAGACTCAAATTATAGCTCTTAA
The window above is part of the Gadus morhua chromosome 20, gadMor3.0, whole genome shotgun sequence genome. Proteins encoded here:
- the hspb9l gene encoding heat shock protein beta 9-like, giving the protein MLCPSVFQPSQVNMGLMPIMDLHWPIRSLWPETRPIFYQMEQEMFRHMQEMRHNMEFMDRLHQKIFEEIEQSHSSLSSSSSSPVYKPIAFQVGKDSGNFALSLDTKDFSPEELSVKQVGRKLRVSGKTERKQDDGKGSFSYRCQEFRQEFDVPEGVDPDNITCSLAAGQLQIHAPRESIGDGKERVVPIQFTPAITSSQKDEGAASPSPASTETSAKAD